A stretch of the Mesorhizobium sp. Pch-S genome encodes the following:
- a CDS encoding FadR/GntR family transcriptional regulator, with the protein MPAVRRAGSSVHAHVANEIGLAIVRGDYPPGTILPNETKWAETFNVSRSAVREAIKMLMAKSLLASRPKVGSRVEPRERWNLLDRDVLGWYATSPDRGAFLRTVQEFRHLIEPEATAFAAMRRTEEQMEEISRACRDMNNAPTLEERTRADTRFHLAILRASGNDLLVPLGVLIEQAFDHLFVHVTREGDDLETAQKLHELVEKNIRLQRPDAARAAVRKLLANTDKVVGREPE; encoded by the coding sequence ATGCCTGCGGTTCGCCGGGCCGGCTCCAGCGTGCACGCACATGTCGCCAACGAGATCGGCCTTGCCATCGTACGTGGCGACTATCCGCCCGGCACCATCCTGCCCAACGAAACGAAATGGGCAGAAACCTTCAACGTCAGCCGTTCTGCCGTGCGCGAGGCGATCAAGATGCTGATGGCCAAGAGCCTGCTTGCGTCCCGCCCCAAAGTCGGCAGCCGGGTCGAGCCGCGCGAACGCTGGAACCTGCTCGACCGGGATGTGCTGGGCTGGTACGCCACGTCGCCTGACCGTGGCGCTTTCCTGCGTACCGTGCAGGAGTTCCGTCACCTGATCGAGCCGGAAGCCACGGCGTTCGCCGCCATGCGCAGGACGGAAGAGCAGATGGAGGAGATTTCCCGCGCCTGCCGCGACATGAACAATGCTCCAACCCTGGAAGAACGCACGCGCGCCGACACACGCTTTCACCTCGCCATTCTGCGCGCGTCCGGCAACGATCTGCTGGTACCGCTTGGTGTCTTGATCGAACAGGCTTTCGACCATTTGTTCGTGCATGTGACGCGTGAGGGCGACGATCTCGAGACCGCCCAGAAGCTGCACGAACTGGTCGAGAAGAACATCCGCCTGCAGCGTCCCGATGCAGCGCGCGCCGCCGTGCGCAAGCTGCTTGCCAACACCGACAAGGTGGTGGGGCGCGAACCTGAATGA
- a CDS encoding Rrf2 family transcriptional regulator: protein MLTKKGKYGLKALVHLSRMPAGQLAFVNDIAVANNIPKKFLDAILGELRNAGFVQSRKGKDGGYRLARPAAEIKIGHVVRVLDGPLAPIPCASRTQYQRCEDCNEETCEVRHMMLEVRQAIADVLDNRSLAAMRDADNDDYPLELSSQSN from the coding sequence ATGCTCACCAAAAAAGGCAAGTACGGGCTCAAGGCCCTTGTGCATCTGTCGCGGATGCCGGCCGGACAGCTGGCCTTCGTCAACGACATCGCCGTCGCCAACAACATCCCGAAGAAGTTCCTCGACGCCATCCTTGGTGAATTGCGCAATGCCGGTTTCGTGCAGAGCCGCAAGGGCAAGGACGGTGGCTATCGCCTCGCCCGTCCGGCGGCCGAGATCAAGATCGGCCACGTCGTGCGTGTGCTCGACGGCCCGCTGGCGCCGATTCCTTGCGCCAGCCGCACGCAGTACCAGCGCTGCGAGGACTGCAACGAGGAAACCTGCGAAGTCCGCCATATGATGCTCGAAGTGCGCCAGGCGATCGCCGACGTGCTCGACAACCGCAGCCTGGCGGCGATGCGCGACGCCGATAACGACGATTATCCGCTGGAGCTGTCTTCCCAATCGAACTGA
- a CDS encoding alkaline phosphatase family protein yields the protein MTQRPNVLLICADQWRGDCLSALGHPNVRTPNLDALAADGMLFRKHFGQCTPCGPSRTSLLTGLYLMNHRSGRNGTPLDARHTNIALEARKAGYRPALFGYTDTSADPRDLDANDPSLKTYESVMPGFEAALHLPDEMEEWIADLLAKGYDLPGGRADVFRPKSGFEKPDDRGFRYIPTVYPAEHSEAAFLTDAFLKWLSVRRDSPWFAHFVFLRPHPPLIAPEPYNALVDPAAVSLPARAASLAEEKRQHPMLAYELDRISVPGGYDEHSPFDPVSASELEIRQMRATYYGLIAEVDHHLGRIIEHLKRTGEYDRTLIIVTSDHAEMLGEHHAWGKEVYFDGAFHLPLVIRDPCADADAARGTTVEVFTEAVDVMPTVLDWLGLEKPRACDGRSLLPLLRGDTPADWRNAIFFEHDFRTVATQKAEVTLGITSDQCSYAVIRDDRFKYVHFAALPPLLFDLVEDPDETTNLAERPDMTPTVLHYAQRMLDWRLTHAERTLTNMMITQAGVVSRP from the coding sequence ATGACGCAACGCCCGAATGTGCTTCTTATCTGCGCCGACCAGTGGCGCGGCGACTGCCTGTCGGCACTTGGCCATCCCAATGTGCGCACGCCGAACCTCGATGCACTGGCGGCGGACGGGATGCTGTTTCGCAAGCATTTCGGGCAATGCACGCCATGCGGGCCTTCGCGCACCAGCCTGCTGACCGGGCTCTATCTGATGAACCATCGCTCCGGCCGCAACGGTACGCCGCTCGATGCGCGCCACACCAACATCGCGCTGGAGGCGCGCAAGGCCGGTTATCGGCCAGCCTTGTTCGGTTACACCGACACCAGTGCTGATCCACGCGATCTCGACGCCAATGATCCGTCACTCAAGACCTATGAAAGCGTGATGCCGGGATTCGAGGCGGCGCTGCATCTGCCTGACGAAATGGAAGAATGGATCGCGGACCTTCTCGCCAAGGGTTACGACCTGCCCGGCGGCCGGGCTGATGTCTTCCGTCCCAAGTCCGGTTTCGAAAAACCTGACGATCGTGGCTTCCGCTACATTCCGACGGTCTATCCGGCCGAGCACAGCGAAGCTGCATTCCTGACCGACGCGTTCCTGAAATGGCTTTCGGTCCGGCGCGACAGCCCGTGGTTCGCGCATTTCGTGTTTCTGCGGCCGCATCCGCCGCTGATCGCGCCGGAGCCCTACAATGCCTTGGTCGATCCCGCAGCTGTGAGCTTGCCGGCGCGCGCCGCAAGTCTTGCCGAGGAAAAAAGGCAGCATCCGATGCTTGCCTATGAGCTGGATCGGATAAGTGTCCCGGGTGGCTATGACGAGCACAGCCCGTTTGATCCGGTTTCGGCCAGCGAATTGGAAATCCGGCAGATGCGGGCGACCTATTACGGGTTGATCGCCGAAGTCGATCATCACCTTGGCCGTATCATCGAGCATCTGAAGCGAACCGGCGAATATGACCGTACGCTGATCATCGTCACCAGCGACCACGCCGAAATGCTTGGTGAGCATCATGCCTGGGGCAAGGAGGTCTATTTCGACGGCGCTTTCCATCTGCCGCTGGTGATCCGCGATCCGTGCGCCGACGCCGATGCTGCGCGCGGCACGACCGTGGAGGTCTTCACCGAGGCTGTCGACGTGATGCCGACCGTCCTCGACTGGCTCGGGCTCGAGAAGCCGCGCGCCTGCGATGGCCGCTCGCTGTTGCCGCTGCTGCGCGGTGACACACCCGCCGACTGGCGGAACGCGATCTTCTTCGAACATGATTTCCGCACCGTGGCGACGCAGAAGGCTGAGGTGACGCTCGGCATCACGTCCGATCAATGCAGCTATGCGGTCATCCGCGACGACCGCTTCAAATATGTGCATTTCGCTGCTTTGCCGCCGCTGCTGTTCGATCTCGTAGAGGACCCGGACGAGACGACCAATCTGGCCGAGCGGCCGGACATGACGCCGACGGTGCTGCACTATGCTCAGAGGATGCTCGACTGGCGGCTGACTCATGCCGAGCGCACCCTGACCAACATGATGATCACGCAGGCCGGCGTGGTGTCACGGCCTTGA
- a CDS encoding carbohydrate kinase family protein, whose amino-acid sequence MKHERPHRPSIHVIGGVMVDLIMGPVTPWPRPGTETFVDHSELRAGGPAGNTGLALKALGIPHHIVCNVGNDMFGAWLIETFGEVARTWPQVATPTALSVGVEHPGGERSFLTTAGNLAVQTPESMLAMLPEEATAGDIALLTGSFLYLDLIEVFEAMLATVSARGFAVALDTGWPSDGWTDTIKASTVACLAHCDHVLLNEIESLSLSGEQTVEAAAMWLAKRAKPGAIVVIKRGGDGASAWRDGEVTHVPAPAVAVIDTTGAGDTFNAGYLGALLDGATLEDALRAGVAVASAAIASSPRRYVSLDVALR is encoded by the coding sequence ATGAAGCATGAACGCCCGCACCGGCCATCCATCCACGTTATCGGCGGCGTCATGGTCGATCTGATCATGGGGCCGGTGACGCCCTGGCCGCGTCCCGGAACCGAGACCTTCGTAGATCATTCGGAATTGCGTGCAGGCGGGCCGGCGGGGAACACGGGACTGGCACTCAAGGCGCTGGGCATACCACACCACATCGTCTGCAACGTCGGCAATGACATGTTCGGCGCCTGGCTGATCGAGACATTCGGCGAGGTTGCCCGCACCTGGCCCCAGGTGGCGACACCGACCGCGCTGTCGGTCGGTGTCGAGCATCCGGGTGGCGAGCGATCGTTTCTCACCACGGCAGGCAACCTTGCCGTACAGACCCCGGAGAGCATGCTGGCCATGTTGCCGGAGGAAGCAACTGCCGGTGACATTGCGCTGCTGACCGGCTCCTTTCTTTATCTCGACCTGATCGAGGTCTTCGAAGCGATGCTGGCCACCGTCTCGGCGCGCGGTTTTGCAGTTGCCCTCGATACCGGCTGGCCCTCGGACGGCTGGACCGATACGATCAAGGCGTCCACCGTTGCCTGTCTTGCGCATTGCGATCATGTGCTGCTGAACGAAATCGAAAGCCTTTCATTGTCTGGTGAACAGACTGTGGAAGCGGCGGCCATGTGGCTCGCGAAGCGTGCCAAACCCGGTGCCATTGTTGTTATCAAACGCGGCGGCGACGGCGCTTCCGCCTGGCGCGACGGGGAGGTCACACATGTGCCGGCGCCTGCCGTCGCGGTGATCGACACCACCGGCGCCGGCGACACCTTCAACGCCGGTTATCTCGGCGCTCTGCTGGATGGCGCTACGCTGGAGGATGCGCTGCGCGCCGGCGTCGCTGTGGCTTCGGCGGCGATCGCTTCCTCGCCGCGGCGTTACGTTTCGCTGGACGTGGCACTGCGCTGA
- a CDS encoding MFS transporter — translation MNQHPIPSGSKVSVIDGREAWLRLAVSVVLGTIGAVGMWAVVVVLPAVQAEFGVDRADASLPYTATMIGFAAGNVLVGRAVDRVGYWMPALLSSLTLAAGMILASFAGSILQFTLAQGILVGFGTAAIFGPLVADISHWFNRRRGVAVAAAACGNYLAGALWPVVMPLLIAAEGWRFTYLVIGIFCLVTMIPLVLMMRQPAPREAFVTSPSSTSRRVQPIALSPATLQGLLIIAGFGCCMAMAMPQVHIVAYCMDLGYGVARGAEMLSLMLAGGVVSRLVSGFVADRIGGIKTLLIGSALQCLSLLFYIPFDGLASLYIVSLVFGLSQGGIVPCYAIIVREYMPAAEAGQRVGLVIMATIIGMAVGGWSSGWIYDLTGSYAAAFLNGIAWNVVNLAVMVLVLWRVGRSRPATA, via the coding sequence ATGAACCAGCATCCCATCCCGTCGGGGAGCAAAGTCTCCGTCATTGATGGCCGCGAGGCCTGGCTGAGGCTTGCCGTTTCCGTTGTGCTGGGCACGATTGGTGCTGTCGGTATGTGGGCGGTGGTTGTCGTGCTGCCCGCCGTACAGGCCGAGTTCGGCGTCGACCGTGCCGATGCGTCGTTGCCTTATACAGCCACGATGATCGGCTTTGCCGCCGGCAACGTGCTGGTCGGGCGCGCGGTCGACCGCGTGGGCTACTGGATGCCAGCGCTGTTGTCGTCGCTGACACTCGCCGCGGGCATGATCCTGGCATCTTTCGCCGGTTCGATCCTGCAGTTCACGCTGGCGCAGGGAATTCTCGTCGGCTTCGGCACCGCTGCGATCTTCGGGCCGCTGGTGGCCGACATTTCACACTGGTTCAACCGTCGCCGCGGTGTCGCGGTCGCAGCCGCCGCCTGTGGCAACTACCTGGCTGGCGCTTTATGGCCCGTGGTGATGCCGCTGCTGATCGCTGCCGAGGGATGGCGCTTCACCTATCTGGTCATAGGTATCTTCTGCCTCGTCACCATGATCCCGCTGGTGCTGATGATGCGGCAACCCGCACCGCGTGAAGCTTTCGTGACCTCACCTTCCTCGACATCCCGTCGTGTGCAGCCGATCGCACTGTCACCTGCAACCCTGCAAGGCCTGCTGATCATCGCCGGTTTCGGTTGTTGCATGGCGATGGCGATGCCGCAGGTGCATATCGTCGCTTACTGCATGGACCTTGGTTACGGCGTGGCGCGCGGTGCCGAGATGCTGTCGCTCATGCTTGCCGGCGGCGTTGTCAGCCGGCTGGTGTCCGGCTTCGTTGCCGACCGGATCGGCGGCATCAAGACGCTTTTGATCGGCTCGGCGCTGCAGTGCCTGTCGCTGTTGTTCTACATTCCCTTCGACGGGCTGGCGTCGCTTTACATCGTCTCGCTGGTGTTCGGCCTTTCCCAGGGCGGCATCGTGCCCTGCTACGCGATCATCGTGCGTGAATACATGCCCGCGGCCGAGGCTGGACAGCGCGTCGGCCTGGTCATCATGGCGACCATCATCGGCATGGCCGTGGGGGGATGGAGTTCGGGCTGGATCTACGATCTTACCGGTTCTTACGCTGCCGCATTCCTCAACGGCATCGCCTGGAATGTGGTGAACCTGGCCGTGATGGTGCTGGTCCTGTGGCGGGTAGGGCGGTCTCGGCCCGCAACCGCGTAA